Proteins encoded by one window of Polaribacter haliotis:
- a CDS encoding winged helix-turn-helix transcriptional regulator, which produces MNCPIQLTSHIIGDKWILLILRELFLGNTKFDEFERNLAISKSVLTTKLKLLVEFKLIIKTDYKEEKKRTRSKYQLSKIGSELLFIMGAVMEWGNTNLVNKEETYLKIIDKSDTPVKLVFANQDNDILALDDLSFELS; this is translated from the coding sequence TTGAATTGTCCTATCCAGTTAACCAGCCATATTATAGGAGATAAATGGATTTTATTAATATTAAGAGAGCTATTTTTGGGTAATACCAAATTTGACGAATTTGAAAGAAACTTGGCTATTTCTAAATCTGTTCTTACTACTAAACTAAAGTTATTAGTAGAGTTTAAGTTAATAATAAAAACAGATTATAAAGAAGAAAAAAAGAGAACAAGAAGTAAATATCAACTATCAAAAATAGGAAGTGAACTTTTGTTTATTATGGGTGCTGTAATGGAGTGGGGCAATACGAATTTGGTAAATAAGGAAGAGACCTATTTAAAAATTATTGATAAATCTGATACTCCTGTAAAATTAGTTTTTGCGAATCAGGATAATGATATACTTGCTTTAGATGATTTGAGTTTTGAGTTGTCTTGA
- the odhB gene encoding 2-oxoglutarate dehydrogenase complex dihydrolipoyllysine-residue succinyltransferase, with protein MSVLEMKVPSPGESITEVEIATWLVEDGDYVEKDQPIAEVDSDKATLELPAEESGIITLKAEEGDAVEVGAVVCLIDTSAAKPEGDASEKQPTKEAPTKEEKVAPSVEKKETYASGVASPAAKKVLAEKGMDGSSIKGTGKDGRITKDDAVKAVPSMGTQPANGSRGTERKKMSMLRRKVAERLVAVKSETAMLTTFNEVNMQPIFDLRKEYKEDFKAKHGVGLGFMSFFTLAVVRALKMYPDVNSMIDGDFQIKHDFQDISIAVSGPKGLMVPVIRNAENLSFRGVESEVKRLALRARDGQITIDEMTGGTFTITNGGVFGSMLSTPIINPPQSGILGMHNIVNRPMAVNGGVVIQPIMYVALSYDHRIVDGRESVGFLVAVKEALENPVELLMDNNPTKALEM; from the coding sequence ATGAGTGTTTTAGAAATGAAAGTTCCTTCTCCAGGAGAATCGATTACAGAAGTAGAAATTGCAACTTGGTTAGTTGAAGATGGAGATTATGTTGAAAAAGATCAACCAATTGCAGAAGTAGATTCTGATAAAGCAACTTTAGAATTGCCAGCCGAAGAAAGTGGAATTATCACTTTAAAAGCGGAAGAAGGAGATGCAGTAGAGGTTGGAGCAGTTGTGTGTTTAATAGACACAAGTGCAGCAAAACCTGAAGGAGATGCTTCAGAAAAGCAACCAACAAAAGAAGCGCCAACAAAAGAAGAAAAAGTTGCGCCAAGTGTAGAGAAAAAAGAAACTTACGCTTCTGGAGTTGCATCGCCAGCTGCTAAAAAAGTTTTAGCAGAAAAAGGGATGGATGGTTCTTCTATTAAAGGAACAGGAAAAGATGGTAGAATTACCAAAGACGATGCTGTAAAAGCAGTGCCTTCTATGGGAACACAACCAGCTAACGGATCTCGTGGAACAGAGCGTAAGAAAATGTCTATGTTGCGTAGAAAAGTTGCAGAACGTTTGGTAGCTGTAAAAAGCGAAACTGCCATGTTAACAACGTTTAACGAGGTGAATATGCAGCCAATTTTCGATTTACGTAAAGAATATAAAGAAGATTTTAAAGCGAAACACGGAGTTGGTTTAGGATTTATGTCTTTCTTTACTTTGGCAGTTGTTAGAGCTTTAAAAATGTACCCAGATGTGAATTCTATGATTGATGGAGATTTTCAAATAAAACACGATTTTCAAGATATTTCTATTGCAGTTTCTGGGCCAAAAGGTTTAATGGTTCCTGTAATTAGAAATGCGGAAAACTTATCTTTTAGAGGTGTAGAAAGCGAAGTAAAACGTTTGGCTTTACGCGCAAGAGATGGGCAAATAACTATTGATGAAATGACTGGTGGAACATTTACAATCACTAATGGTGGTGTATTTGGTTCTATGTTGTCTACGCCAATTATAAATCCTCCACAAAGTGGAATTTTAGGAATGCACAATATTGTAAACAGACCAATGGCAGTAAATGGCGGTGTTGTAATTCAGCCAATTATGTATGTTGCATTGTCTTATGATCACAGAATTGTAGATGGTAGAGAATCTGTAGGTTTTTTAGTGGCTGTAAAAGAAGCATTAGAAAATCCTGTTGAGTTATTGATGGATAATAATCCTACAAAAGCATTAGAAATGTAA
- a CDS encoding 2-oxoglutarate dehydrogenase E1 component: protein MDKFSFLNAAHTGFIADLYDQYLVNPDSVEPSWRSFFQGYDLANEDYSFKDDETSLEIPQEVKKEFLVVDLINGYRTRGHLFTKTNPVRDRRQYQPTLEIENFGLTENDLDKEFSAGDVLGLGRVKLSEIISHLKTIYCDSIGVEYMYMRNPIKLKWWQDRLNTNDNHPNYSIESKKYILGKLNQAVTFESFLQTKYVGQKRFSLEGGESLIPGMAVVLREAAETFGVKECVLGMAHRGRLNTLVNIFKKPVRDLFSEFEGKDFEDEDIDGDVKYHLGLTLSKTYRDGNEIKMNLVPNPSHLETVAAVAEGITRAKIDRKYDGDSSKILPIIIHGDAAIAGQGIAYEVVQMAKLNGYKTGGTIHIVVNNQIGFTTNYLDARSSTYCTDVAKVTLSPVLHVNADDTEAVCHAMQMALEFRMKFKTDIFIDLLGYRKYGHNEGDEPRFTQPKLYKAISKHENVKEIYAEKLLQEGSIDKNYLAEITTEFKSMLETEFDESKKVETSKVKEFMQSTWEGFDREELPAMLQPVDTKYTADGLRNIAKVVSTVPEGVKFVRKAERILQGRAKMAFETNQLDWGMAENLAYGSLMEEGFNVRISGQDVERGTFSHRHAILRDELSEERINLLNRNPKSKGQMTIYNSLLSEYGVLGFDYGYAMGNPNTLTIWEAQFGDFSNGAQIMFDQYISAAEDKWKLQNGIVVLLPHGYEGQGSEHSSARIERYLQLCAEDNMTLANCTTPANFYHLLRRQMKRDYRKPLIVFTPKSLLRHTKVISSIEDLATGEFQEVIDDTINPEKVTKLVFCMGKFYYDLLEERENLEREDVALVRIEQLFPLHLEKLQKVIDRYPNVKDYVWAQEEPRNMGAWSFMLERFDLVKLNVRSRKYYAVPAAGSSTRFKKRHKGVIDSVFSNE, encoded by the coding sequence ATGGACAAATTTTCGTTCTTAAACGCAGCACATACAGGCTTTATAGCCGATTTATACGATCAATATTTAGTAAACCCAGACTCTGTTGAGCCAAGTTGGAGAAGTTTTTTTCAAGGATACGATTTGGCAAATGAAGATTATTCTTTTAAAGATGATGAAACCTCTTTAGAAATTCCACAAGAAGTAAAGAAGGAATTTTTAGTGGTAGATTTGATTAACGGTTATCGAACACGTGGACATTTATTTACAAAAACAAATCCGGTTAGAGATAGGAGGCAATATCAACCTACTTTAGAAATCGAAAATTTCGGTTTAACCGAAAACGATTTAGATAAAGAATTCTCTGCAGGAGATGTTTTAGGTTTGGGAAGAGTTAAACTTTCTGAAATAATAAGTCACTTAAAAACTATTTATTGCGATTCTATTGGAGTGGAGTACATGTATATGCGAAACCCAATAAAATTAAAATGGTGGCAGGATCGATTAAATACCAACGATAATCATCCTAATTATTCTATTGAATCTAAAAAATATATTTTAGGAAAATTAAACCAAGCAGTTACTTTTGAAAGCTTTTTGCAAACAAAATATGTAGGGCAAAAACGTTTTTCTTTAGAAGGAGGTGAATCTTTAATTCCAGGAATGGCAGTTGTTTTAAGAGAAGCAGCAGAAACTTTTGGAGTGAAAGAATGTGTTTTAGGAATGGCACACAGAGGTCGTTTAAATACTTTAGTAAATATCTTTAAAAAGCCAGTTAGAGATTTATTTAGCGAGTTCGAAGGAAAAGATTTCGAAGATGAAGATATCGATGGAGATGTAAAATACCATTTAGGTTTAACGTTAAGTAAAACTTATAGAGATGGTAACGAAATAAAAATGAATTTGGTTCCAAATCCATCTCACTTGGAAACTGTTGCAGCAGTTGCAGAAGGAATTACTAGAGCAAAGATTGATAGAAAATACGATGGAGATTCGAGTAAGATTCTTCCAATAATTATTCATGGAGATGCTGCAATTGCAGGTCAAGGAATTGCCTATGAAGTTGTTCAAATGGCAAAATTGAATGGTTATAAAACAGGAGGAACAATTCATATTGTTGTAAATAACCAAATCGGATTTACAACAAACTATTTAGATGCACGTTCAAGTACCTATTGTACAGATGTTGCAAAAGTAACTTTATCGCCAGTTTTACATGTAAATGCAGATGATACAGAAGCAGTTTGTCACGCAATGCAAATGGCTTTAGAGTTTAGAATGAAATTTAAAACCGATATTTTTATAGATCTTTTAGGTTACAGAAAATACGGGCATAATGAAGGTGATGAGCCTCGTTTTACACAGCCAAAATTATACAAAGCAATCTCTAAACATGAAAATGTAAAAGAGATTTATGCTGAAAAATTATTACAAGAAGGAAGTATAGATAAAAATTATTTAGCTGAAATTACTACAGAATTCAAGAGTATGTTGGAGACTGAATTCGATGAGTCTAAAAAAGTAGAAACATCGAAAGTAAAAGAATTCATGCAATCTACTTGGGAAGGTTTCGATCGTGAGGAATTACCAGCAATGTTGCAACCTGTTGATACAAAATATACAGCTGATGGTTTAAGAAATATTGCAAAAGTAGTCTCTACAGTTCCTGAAGGTGTGAAATTTGTTAGAAAAGCAGAACGTATTTTACAAGGAAGAGCAAAAATGGCTTTTGAAACCAATCAATTAGATTGGGGAATGGCAGAAAATTTAGCTTATGGTTCTTTAATGGAAGAAGGTTTTAATGTACGTATTTCTGGGCAAGATGTAGAAAGAGGAACTTTTTCTCACAGACACGCTATTTTGCGTGACGAACTTTCAGAAGAGAGAATTAACCTATTAAATAGAAATCCAAAGAGTAAAGGACAAATGACGATTTACAACTCGTTATTATCTGAATATGGAGTTCTTGGGTTCGATTATGGTTATGCAATGGGTAACCCAAACACATTAACAATTTGGGAAGCACAGTTTGGAGATTTCTCTAACGGAGCACAAATAATGTTCGACCAATACATTTCTGCAGCAGAAGATAAGTGGAAATTACAAAACGGAATCGTGGTTTTATTACCTCATGGTTATGAAGGCCAAGGTTCTGAACATTCATCTGCAAGAATAGAACGTTATTTACAATTGTGTGCAGAAGATAATATGACACTTGCAAATTGTACAACACCTGCGAATTTCTATCATTTATTGCGTCGTCAAATGAAACGTGATTATAGAAAACCGTTAATTGTATTTACTCCGAAAAGTTTATTAAGACATACAAAAGTAATTTCTTCGATTGAAGATTTAGCAACTGGCGAATTTCAAGAAGTAATTGATGATACAATAAATCCAGAAAAAGTAACAAAATTGGTTTTCTGTATGGGTAAATTCTATTATGATTTATTAGAAGAAAGAGAAAATTTAGAAAGAGAAGATGTTGCTTTGGTTAGAATTGAACAATTATTTCCTCTGCATTTAGAGAAATTACAAAAGGTAATAGATAGATATCCGAATGTGAAAGATTACGTTTGGGCACAAGAAGAACCAAGAAATATGGGAGCTTGGAGTTTTATGTTAGAACGTTTCGATTTAGTGAAATTAAATGTTCGTTCTCGTAAATACTATGCAGTTCCTGCAGCAGGTTCAAGCACAAGATTCAAGAAACGTCATAAAGGTGTTATTGATAGTGTTTTTAGTAATGAGTAA
- a CDS encoding discoidin domain-containing protein, with product MKSTLYPIRTIVLLLIFLASIFSCKSQEGEAWSQLFLNWNKTQDNAGSGVVRSIRINPTNTNSVLIGAATAGIWHTYNNGENYNFVSGDVPEVEWVNEIIYSRKDSEIVYANTDIGVVKSIDGGLHWSYTGLRKFKPESYGQLNWLDVATTNSDIVYATTAERNSYKLMKSIDGGVTWTQKYQTTKKIWDMRIKPNDPNTLYILEESSTSNWINFKRSKNSGSSFTTISNGYPANYSTKSHRGRLATTPANENVVYIAIGFNGGGSNDKISFFKSSDSGLSFGKKCCGEETNPLENAQGASDFLSGTAHLAQITWNFAFTVSETDENFLACAANKLKISTDGGATWKFDTSGNIVTGKQYDRYKSNDAHTGVHGDHHGLSIIGDNIWNSNDGGVYNSSDRGKTVVKDKSDGLGVQELWGFSQSFKNDIMAVGLNHNQICYRDDTVYGGWIGVNGADAMAANVNPIDDQYMYNHPWGHERVKRSLTGKKGHQMQNLGIELGYIVLDNLEFHPHQYYTIYGSDYGDRNKTYKLAKSTDNAASWQVIKNFEIEKRNAVAVKTSFANANYVYAVVDPNRVIKSTDEGVTWSEVGPSSSLIGDNSLWRLAVSDKDPNHLWVTLRGTKNEVKIIKSIDGGKTWSDYSTGLPNQQIYSIIYQRGSNDILYAGTGFGVYYRKKGMANWKLFGKGMQAGKTPFMFINYAKGKLRLGTSRGIWENDLIELTAPKANITANRNTFDENNSIVKFADYSVVDKKATYFWSFPGGTPTTSTLERPTITYSKNAGKSFDVTLKVTDSRGTSSQTLKDFIKYNKIITPKVHYVDSEETSGGNSPAKHAIDGNNGTFWHTKWSSGNNRLPHELQIDLGESKNISGFTYLPRQGNQNGRIAKYKFYVSNNTSDWGSAVASGKWPNSNELQTVNFSEKRGRYYKLVALSEVNGKEWSSAAEIKVKFLGKSEVKKD from the coding sequence ATGAAATCTACACTTTATCCAATAAGAACTATAGTACTGCTCTTAATTTTCTTAGCTTCTATTTTTTCTTGTAAATCCCAAGAAGGGGAGGCATGGTCTCAATTATTCTTAAATTGGAATAAAACCCAAGATAATGCTGGAAGTGGTGTTGTTAGATCGATACGAATTAATCCCACAAATACAAACTCTGTTTTGATTGGAGCTGCAACTGCTGGAATATGGCATACCTATAATAATGGAGAAAATTACAATTTTGTTTCTGGAGATGTACCAGAAGTAGAATGGGTGAATGAAATTATTTACAGTCGAAAAGATTCAGAAATTGTTTATGCAAATACAGATATAGGTGTTGTAAAATCTATTGATGGAGGTTTGCATTGGTCATATACTGGTCTAAGAAAGTTTAAGCCAGAATCTTACGGTCAATTAAATTGGTTAGATGTTGCAACCACAAATAGTGATATTGTTTATGCGACAACAGCTGAAAGAAATTCTTATAAATTAATGAAATCTATAGATGGTGGTGTTACTTGGACTCAAAAATATCAAACTACAAAAAAGATTTGGGATATGCGTATAAAACCAAATGACCCAAATACTTTATATATTTTGGAAGAATCTTCGACCTCTAACTGGATTAATTTTAAAAGATCCAAAAATAGTGGTAGCTCTTTTACTACAATCAGTAATGGTTATCCAGCAAATTATTCAACAAAATCTCATCGAGGAAGGTTAGCGACTACACCTGCGAATGAAAATGTAGTATATATTGCGATTGGTTTTAATGGTGGTGGTTCTAACGATAAAATTTCTTTTTTTAAGTCATCAGATTCGGGGCTTTCATTCGGGAAAAAATGTTGTGGTGAGGAGACAAACCCATTAGAAAATGCGCAAGGAGCTTCAGATTTTTTATCAGGAACTGCTCATTTAGCTCAAATTACTTGGAATTTTGCTTTTACTGTTTCAGAAACAGATGAGAATTTTCTAGCATGTGCTGCTAATAAATTAAAAATAAGTACAGATGGAGGTGCAACTTGGAAATTTGATACATCTGGAAATATCGTAACAGGAAAACAATACGATCGTTATAAATCTAACGATGCTCATACAGGAGTTCATGGAGATCATCATGGACTTTCTATTATTGGAGATAATATTTGGAATTCAAATGACGGAGGTGTTTATAATTCTTCAGATAGAGGAAAGACTGTAGTAAAAGACAAAAGTGATGGACTTGGAGTTCAAGAATTGTGGGGCTTTAGTCAGTCTTTTAAAAATGATATAATGGCAGTGGGCCTGAATCATAACCAAATATGTTATAGAGACGATACTGTTTATGGTGGTTGGATTGGTGTTAACGGTGCAGATGCTATGGCTGCGAATGTAAACCCAATTGATGATCAATATATGTATAACCATCCTTGGGGACATGAACGTGTTAAAAGATCATTAACTGGTAAAAAAGGACATCAAATGCAAAATTTAGGAATTGAGCTAGGATACATTGTTTTAGACAATTTGGAGTTTCATCCGCATCAATATTATACAATTTATGGTAGTGATTATGGAGATAGAAATAAGACGTATAAATTAGCAAAGTCAACTGATAATGCTGCAAGTTGGCAAGTGATTAAAAATTTTGAAATAGAAAAGAGAAATGCAGTTGCTGTTAAAACAAGTTTTGCTAATGCTAATTACGTATATGCAGTTGTGGATCCTAATAGAGTTATTAAATCTACAGATGAAGGTGTAACTTGGTCTGAAGTTGGACCTTCTTCTTCTTTAATAGGAGATAATTCTCTTTGGAGACTTGCAGTTAGTGATAAAGATCCTAATCATTTATGGGTTACTCTAAGAGGAACAAAAAATGAAGTTAAGATTATAAAGTCTATAGATGGAGGTAAAACTTGGAGCGATTATTCAACTGGTTTGCCAAATCAACAAATATACTCTATAATTTATCAAAGAGGAAGTAATGATATTTTGTATGCAGGAACTGGTTTTGGCGTTTATTATAGAAAAAAAGGAATGGCAAATTGGAAGTTATTCGGAAAAGGAATGCAAGCAGGTAAAACGCCTTTTATGTTTATAAATTATGCAAAAGGAAAATTACGTTTAGGGACTTCAAGAGGTATTTGGGAAAATGATTTAATTGAATTAACAGCTCCCAAAGCTAATATTACTGCAAATAGAAATACTTTTGATGAAAATAACTCTATTGTTAAATTTGCAGATTATTCTGTTGTAGATAAAAAGGCTACATATTTTTGGAGTTTCCCAGGAGGTACACCAACAACATCAACTCTAGAGCGACCTACAATAACTTATTCTAAAAATGCTGGGAAAAGTTTTGATGTGACTTTAAAAGTTACGGATTCTAGAGGTACTAGCTCTCAAACATTAAAAGACTTTATAAAATATAATAAAATTATTACTCCTAAAGTACATTATGTAGATAGTGAAGAAACTTCTGGAGGAAATAGTCCTGCAAAACATGCAATTGATGGGAATAATGGTACTTTTTGGCATACAAAATGGTCTTCAGGAAATAATCGATTACCACACGAATTACAAATTGATTTAGGAGAATCTAAAAATATTTCAGGGTTTACGTATTTGCCAAGACAGGGAAATCAAAATGGTAGAATTGCAAAATATAAATTTTATGTTAGTAATAATACTTCTGACTGGGGAAGTGCAGTAGCTTCAGGGAAATGGCCTAATTCCAACGAATTACAAACCGTAAATTTTTCAGAAAAAAGAGGTAGATATTATAAATTAGTAGCATTATCTGAAGTCAATGGAAAAGAATGGAGTTCTGCCGCTGAGATAAAAGTTAAGTTTTTAGGGAAATCTGAAGTTAAAAAAGATTAA
- a CDS encoding LytR/AlgR family response regulator transcription factor, producing MNCIIIDDDVSARLIIKQLCKQTKLEVKEEFSSAIDAIKYLNSNSVEVIFLDIHMPSFSGFDFMKTLKILPKIILTTSDKTFALEAFEYDAVVDYLLKPVKLERFLKSIDKLLKVDSNVNITKTIEVEKKDFIFVHVDKRLVKINIPEILLIEAKGDYIKIKTHKKNYIVHSTLKKIDDKLPSNMFMRIHRSFIINTSKIIDIEDNSVLIEKHVIPISRSHKSELMERLNLL from the coding sequence ATGAATTGTATAATCATAGATGATGATGTATCTGCTAGATTGATTATAAAGCAGTTGTGTAAACAAACAAAATTAGAAGTAAAAGAAGAATTTTCTTCTGCAATAGATGCTATAAAATACTTAAATTCAAATTCAGTTGAAGTTATTTTTTTAGACATACATATGCCTTCGTTTTCTGGGTTCGACTTTATGAAAACTTTAAAAATATTACCTAAAATTATTTTAACAACATCAGATAAAACTTTTGCATTAGAAGCGTTCGAATATGATGCTGTTGTCGATTATTTATTAAAACCAGTAAAATTAGAACGTTTCTTAAAATCTATTGATAAATTATTAAAAGTAGATTCTAATGTTAATATTACTAAAACTATAGAAGTCGAAAAGAAAGATTTTATATTTGTTCATGTAGATAAAAGGTTAGTGAAAATTAACATACCTGAGATTCTTTTAATTGAAGCGAAGGGAGATTATATTAAGATTAAAACACATAAGAAAAACTATATAGTTCATTCTACTTTAAAGAAAATAGACGACAAATTACCCTCCAATATGTTTATGAGAATTCATAGATCATTTATAATAAATACTTCAAAAATTATAGATATAGAAGATAATTCAGTTTTAATTGAAAAACATGTTATTCCTATTAGTAGATCTCATAAAAGTGAATTAATGGAAAGATTGAACTTGTTATAA
- a CDS encoding Hpt domain-containing protein, with protein sequence MEKPNLNYIQQISGGDKDFETSMLTILKDEFPKELSSIKKNFEEKDYKQLSFNIHKIKHKISMFGMEKSFDLASKVELEIKNKHSEQYANLITILERINVYLNDK encoded by the coding sequence TTGGAAAAACCTAACCTTAATTACATTCAGCAAATTTCTGGAGGAGATAAAGATTTTGAGACATCTATGCTCACAATTTTAAAAGACGAATTTCCAAAAGAATTATCTTCAATAAAGAAAAATTTTGAGGAGAAAGATTATAAACAGCTTTCATTTAATATCCATAAAATAAAACATAAAATTAGTATGTTTGGTATGGAGAAAAGCTTTGATTTAGCATCAAAAGTAGAATTAGAAATAAAAAATAAGCATTCGGAACAATATGCTAATTTAATAACAATTTTAGAGAGAATTAATGTATATTTAAACGATAAATAA
- a CDS encoding Lrp/AsnC ligand binding domain-containing protein, producing MKIDGIDKIIIKTLVKDARTPVLSIAREVGISGAAIHQRLRKLEKTKLIDGYNLKLNPKILGYTTTAFVGIFLDSVGEISTVIKQIKNIPEVVESHYTTGNYPIFIKIICKSNDHLLSLLQNNIQTIKGISRTETLISLSQQINRQISI from the coding sequence ATGAAAATTGACGGGATAGACAAAATAATTATCAAAACATTGGTAAAAGATGCTAGAACGCCAGTTTTAAGTATTGCTAGAGAAGTAGGTATTTCTGGAGCCGCGATTCATCAAAGATTAAGGAAATTAGAAAAAACTAAATTAATAGATGGATATAATTTAAAGCTAAATCCAAAAATTTTAGGATATACAACAACTGCTTTCGTGGGAATTTTTTTAGATTCAGTTGGAGAAATATCTACTGTAATCAAACAAATAAAAAATATTCCAGAAGTAGTTGAAAGTCATTATACAACAGGTAATTACCCAATTTTTATTAAAATTATTTGTAAAAGTAACGATCATCTTCTAAGCCTGCTTCAAAATAATATTCAAACAATTAAAGGAATTTCAAGAACAGAAACTTTAATATCTTTAAGTCAACAAATAAATCGTCAAATTTCTATCTAA
- the accC gene encoding acetyl-CoA carboxylase biotin carboxylase subunit, which produces MFKKILIANRGEIALRVIRTCKEMGIKTVAVYSTADAESLHVRFADEAVCIGPPASSESYLKMPNIIAAAEITNADAIHPGYGFLSENAKFSRLCEEHNIKFIGATGDMIDQMGDKANAKSTMIAAGVPCVPGSEGVIIDFENCQKVALETGYPVMLKASAGGGGKGMRAVWKEEDLKEAWESARQESKAAFGNDDMYMEKLIEEPRHIEIQIVGDSFGKACHLSERDCSVQRRHQKLTEETPSPFMTDELREAMGNAAVKAAEYIKYEGAGTVEFLVDKHRNFYFMEMNTRIQVEHPITEEVVNYDLIREQILVAAGVPISGKNYYPQLHSIECRINAEDPYNNFRPAPGKITTLHTPGGHGVRMDTHVYAGYMIPPNYDSMIAKLIVTAQTREEAINKMKRALDEFVIEGVKTTIPFHRQLMDHPDYIAGNYTTKFMEDFVLQ; this is translated from the coding sequence ATGTTTAAAAAAATATTAATTGCCAACAGGGGTGAAATTGCATTACGTGTAATTAGAACTTGTAAAGAAATGGGTATTAAAACGGTTGCAGTATATTCTACTGCAGATGCAGAGAGTTTGCATGTAAGATTTGCAGACGAGGCTGTTTGTATTGGCCCTCCAGCAAGTTCAGAATCGTATTTAAAAATGCCTAATATTATTGCAGCTGCAGAAATTACCAATGCAGATGCTATCCATCCAGGATATGGTTTTTTGTCAGAAAACGCAAAATTTTCTAGACTTTGCGAAGAACACAATATAAAATTTATTGGAGCTACTGGAGATATGATTGACCAAATGGGAGATAAAGCAAATGCAAAATCTACAATGATTGCTGCAGGTGTTCCATGTGTTCCAGGAAGTGAAGGTGTAATTATCGATTTTGAAAATTGCCAAAAAGTAGCCCTAGAAACAGGCTACCCAGTTATGTTAAAGGCATCTGCAGGTGGAGGTGGAAAAGGTATGAGAGCCGTTTGGAAAGAAGAAGATTTAAAAGAAGCTTGGGAATCTGCTAGACAAGAATCTAAAGCAGCTTTCGGAAATGACGATATGTATATGGAAAAGCTTATTGAAGAGCCAAGACATATAGAAATTCAAATTGTGGGAGATTCTTTCGGAAAAGCATGTCACTTATCTGAGAGAGATTGTTCTGTACAAAGACGTCATCAAAAGTTAACAGAAGAAACACCTTCTCCTTTCATGACGGATGAATTAAGAGAAGCAATGGGAAATGCAGCTGTAAAAGCAGCAGAATACATAAAATACGAAGGTGCAGGAACTGTAGAATTTTTAGTAGATAAGCACAGAAATTTCTATTTTATGGAAATGAATACTCGTATTCAGGTAGAGCACCCAATTACAGAAGAAGTTGTAAATTACGATTTAATTCGTGAACAAATTTTAGTAGCCGCTGGAGTTCCAATTTCAGGAAAAAACTATTATCCTCAATTACATTCAATCGAATGTAGAATAAATGCAGAAGATCCATATAATAATTTTAGACCAGCTCCAGGGAAAATTACAACTTTACATACACCAGGAGGTCATGGAGTAAGAATGGATACTCATGTATATGCTGGCTATATGATTCCGCCAAATTACGATTCTATGATAGCAAAATTAATTGTTACAGCTCAAACTAGAGAAGAAGCAATTAATAAGATGAAGAGAGCTTTAGATGAATTTGTAATTGAAGGAGTTAAAACAACAATTCCTTTTCACAGACAATTAATGGATCATCCAGATTATATTGCAGGAAACTACACAACAAAATTTATGGAAGATTTTGTATTGCAGTAA
- the accB gene encoding acetyl-CoA carboxylase biotin carboxyl carrier protein: protein MDIKEIQNLIKFVAKSGASEVKLEMEDVKITIKTGTEKTETTIVQAAPMQGMPQMAAPIATPQPASGEPVVAQAESDNAKYITVKSPIIGTFYRKPAPEKPNFVEVGSEIKVGDTVCVIEAMKLFNEIESEISGKVVKILVDDSSPVEFDQPLFLVDPS from the coding sequence ATGGATATTAAAGAAATTCAAAATCTTATAAAATTTGTAGCTAAATCTGGCGCTAGCGAGGTAAAGTTAGAAATGGAAGATGTAAAAATTACAATTAAAACAGGTACAGAAAAAACAGAAACTACAATTGTACAAGCTGCACCTATGCAAGGTATGCCACAAATGGCTGCACCAATAGCTACTCCACAGCCTGCTTCAGGTGAGCCTGTAGTTGCCCAAGCAGAAAGTGACAATGCAAAGTATATTACTGTTAAGTCTCCAATAATTGGAACATTTTACAGGAAACCAGCACCAGAAAAACCAAATTTCGTAGAAGTTGGATCGGAGATTAAAGTTGGTGATACAGTATGTGTAATCGAAGCAATGAAATTATTTAACGAAATAGAATCTGAAATTTCAGGTAAAGTTGTTAAAATTTTAGTGGACGATTCCTCTCCTGTAGAATTTGATCAACCATTGTTTTTAGTAGATCCATCGTAA